One Molothrus aeneus isolate 106 chromosome 6, BPBGC_Maene_1.0, whole genome shotgun sequence genomic window carries:
- the ZFP36L1 gene encoding mRNA decay activator protein ZFP36L1, which translates to MSTALVSPTIFDLSEVLCKSNKMLNYSPSGVSGCLLDRKAVGTPAGGGFPRRHSVTLPNSKFHQNQLLSSLKGEPAPMLGPRESRFRDRSFSEGGERLLQQKQPGGQVNSSRYKTELCRPFEENGACKYGDKCQFAHGIHELRSLTRHPKYKTELCRTFHTIGFCPYGPRCHFIHNAEERRAVAGSREPAVTDRPRLQHSFSFAGFPSTAASGLLDSPTSITPPPMLSADDLLGSPTLPDCASNPFTFSSQELVSLFAPSMGVQVPSGSSPTTFLFRPMSESPNMFDSPPSPQDSLSDQEGYLSSSSSSHSGSDSPILDTSRRLPIFSRLSISDD; encoded by the coding sequence AGCAACAAGATGTTGAATTACAGCCCCTCGGGTGTCAGCGGGTGCCTGCTGGACAGGAAGGCGGTGGGCACCCCGGCGGGCGGGGGTTTCCCTAGGAGGCACTCTGTCACCCTGCCCAACTCCAAGTTCCACCAGAaccagctcctcagcagcctgaaAGGGGAGCCGGCTCCCATGCTGGGCCCCCGCGAAAGCCGCTTCCGGGACCGCTCCTTCTCCGAGGGTGGCGAGCGCCTACTGCAGCAAAAGCAGCCCGGGGGACAGGTCAACTCCAGCCGCTACAAGACGGAGCTGTGCCGCCCCTTCGAGGAGAACGGTGCCTGCAAGTACGGTGACAAGTGCCAGTTCGCCCACGGCATCCACGAGCTGCGGAGCCTCACCCGTCACCCCAAGTACAAGACCGAGCTGTGCCGCACTTTCCACACCATCGGCTTCTGTCCCTATGGGCCGCGCTGCCACTTCATCCACAACGCGGAGGAGCGCCGCGCCGTGGCGGGGAGCCGGGAGCCCGCCGTCACCGACAGACCCCgcctgcagcacagcttcagCTTCGCCggcttccccagcactgctgccagcgGGCTGCTGGACAGCCCCACTTCCATCACACCGCCGCCCATGCTGAGCGCCGACGACCTGCTGGGCTCCCCTACCTTGCCTGACTGCGCCAGCAACCCTTTCACCTtctccagccaggagctggtcAGTCTCTTTGCCCCCAGCATGGGGGTGCAGGTGCCCAGCGGGAGCTCCCCCACCACCTTCTTGTTCAGGCCCATGTCCGAGTCCCCCAACATGTTTGACTCGCCACCCAGTCCTCAGGACTCCCTCTCTGACCAGGAGGGCtatctgagcagctccagcagcagccacagcggCTCAGATTCCCCTATCCTGGACACCTCAAGACGTCTTCCCATCTTCAGCAGACTCTCCATCTCCGACGACTAA